Proteins encoded together in one Marispirochaeta sp. window:
- a CDS encoding sigma-54 dependent transcriptional regulator, with protein sequence MSLVLVIDDEPGIRSVLHDILTDEGYSVICAADGIEGLTLLKENPVDLVILDVWLPNMGGIDVLKQIKEDYPDLEVIVISGHANIDMAVKAVKLGAFDFIEKPLSLDRLLTICRNALHLEELRKENTNLKRSLFVEDEIIGQSPGIRTVKERIRQSAASDAKVLILGDNGTGKELVAREIHRQSSRASGPFVEVNCAAIPDTLIESELFGHEKGAFTGAVSRRKGKFESADGGSLFLDEIADMSLTAQAKVLRVIQEQLFQRVGGETPFNVDVRLIAATNKDIQEEIRSGRFREDLYFRLNVVPIRVPSLRERLEDLPLLADYFLKKFATGSGVNERPRTLSGGAMQVLRDYSWPGNIRELKNFIERINIMSDEESISGETALYYLGEQQVSSAHTDLRDYLDLRLNEAKELFEKRFLETKLQECGYNISHTAGTLGIYPSNLHSKIKKYSIEIKK encoded by the coding sequence ATGAGTTTGGTACTGGTTATCGACGACGAACCCGGCATTCGCAGTGTTCTCCATGATATTCTCACCGATGAGGGGTACTCGGTTATATGTGCAGCCGACGGCATCGAGGGCTTGACCCTGCTCAAGGAGAACCCTGTTGATCTGGTAATCCTCGACGTCTGGCTGCCGAACATGGGGGGCATCGACGTTTTAAAGCAGATCAAGGAAGACTATCCTGATCTTGAAGTCATTGTTATATCGGGGCACGCAAATATCGACATGGCGGTAAAAGCTGTTAAACTGGGTGCCTTTGACTTCATAGAAAAACCCCTCTCTCTGGACCGGCTGCTTACCATCTGCCGTAATGCTCTGCACCTCGAAGAGCTGCGTAAGGAAAACACAAATCTTAAACGGTCTCTCTTTGTAGAGGATGAAATTATCGGCCAGAGCCCCGGAATCAGGACGGTAAAAGAACGCATCCGTCAGAGCGCCGCCTCTGACGCCAAGGTCCTGATACTGGGGGACAACGGCACCGGCAAGGAACTGGTAGCACGGGAGATTCATCGGCAAAGCAGCCGCGCCTCAGGACCTTTTGTGGAGGTAAACTGCGCAGCCATCCCTGATACCCTGATCGAAAGCGAACTCTTTGGCCACGAAAAAGGGGCCTTTACCGGAGCGGTTTCCCGACGGAAGGGGAAATTCGAGTCCGCCGACGGGGGGAGCCTCTTTCTGGACGAGATCGCCGATATGTCACTGACCGCACAGGCCAAGGTACTGCGGGTCATTCAGGAACAGCTGTTTCAGCGCGTGGGAGGAGAGACCCCGTTCAATGTCGATGTACGCCTCATAGCGGCGACAAACAAGGACATTCAGGAGGAGATCCGCAGCGGCCGCTTCCGGGAGGACCTCTACTTCCGGCTTAACGTTGTGCCCATTCGTGTTCCCTCGCTGCGGGAACGGTTGGAAGACCTTCCCCTGCTTGCGGACTATTTTCTGAAGAAGTTCGCCACAGGCAGCGGGGTAAACGAAAGGCCCCGGACCCTGTCCGGCGGAGCAATGCAGGTTTTACGGGATTATTCGTGGCCGGGGAACATTAGGGAATTGAAAAATTTCATAGAACGGATTAACATAATGAGCGACGAAGAGAGTATTTCCGGAGAGACCGCGTTATATTATCTTGGAGAACAGCAGGTCTCTTCGGCGCATACTGATCTTCGGGACTACCTTGATTTGAGACTGAACGAGGCAAAAGAGCTCTTTGAGAAGCGGTTTCTTGAAACCAAGCTGCAGGAGTGCGGGTATAATATCTCCCATACTGCCGGAACCCTCGGTATTTATCCCAGCAATCTGCACAGCAAGATTAAGAAATATAGTATTGAGATCAAGAAATGA
- the hprK gene encoding HPr(Ser) kinase/phosphatase — protein sequence MDKFTVLDLLDLELKEQNDLRLSCIGGRPGLERQIAVPDINRPGLALSGFFDNFGGQRVQLFGRGEYAYLQKLESENNYETIREFFTYEIPCCIFSHSLQPNQRFMELAEEAGCPVLQTDLYSSEFATRLNRALGNIFAPTRIVHGVLVEVFGIGVLITGNSGVGKSETALELIERGHRLITDDSVEMKCVSGSIIIGSAANTVTGHHMEIRGLGIINISHLFGVGAIRDQKQVQLIVDLEEWDSSKVYDRLGTGDNITEILGVGIPTVTLPVKPGRNVPIIIETAAMNERLKKMGYYSAREFNQNILKWLESENARALYFQKKDIF from the coding sequence ATGGACAAGTTTACTGTACTGGATCTGCTTGATCTGGAATTAAAGGAACAAAACGACCTCCGTCTCAGCTGTATTGGCGGAAGACCGGGCCTGGAACGGCAGATTGCCGTCCCCGACATCAACCGGCCGGGTCTGGCACTGAGCGGATTTTTCGATAACTTCGGCGGACAGCGGGTCCAGCTCTTCGGGCGGGGGGAATACGCATACCTGCAGAAACTGGAAAGCGAAAACAACTACGAGACAATTCGGGAGTTCTTTACCTACGAGATTCCCTGTTGTATCTTTTCTCATTCCCTCCAGCCCAACCAGCGCTTCATGGAGCTTGCGGAAGAGGCCGGCTGTCCCGTATTACAGACCGACCTGTACTCTTCCGAGTTCGCTACCCGGCTTAACAGGGCCCTGGGAAACATCTTTGCCCCCACCAGGATTGTTCACGGGGTACTCGTAGAGGTGTTCGGAATCGGGGTCCTGATTACCGGCAACTCCGGAGTCGGCAAGAGCGAAACTGCCCTGGAGCTGATCGAACGGGGACATCGGCTTATTACCGACGATTCGGTAGAGATGAAGTGTGTCAGCGGCAGTATTATCATCGGGTCCGCCGCCAACACGGTAACAGGACATCACATGGAAATCAGGGGCCTGGGGATAATCAATATCTCCCACCTCTTCGGTGTCGGGGCAATCCGGGACCAGAAGCAGGTCCAGTTGATTGTCGATCTCGAAGAGTGGGACTCGAGCAAGGTCTATGACCGCCTGGGAACCGGCGACAATATTACCGAGATCCTGGGGGTCGGGATTCCGACGGTCACCCTGCCGGTAAAACCGGGGCGCAATGTACCGATTATCATCGAAACCGCCGCCATGAACGAGCGGCTTAAGAAAATGGGCTACTATTCCGCCAGGGAGTTCAACCAGAACATTCTAAAATGGCTGGAAAGTGAAAACGCCCGGGCCCTCTATTTTCAGAAAAAAGATATCTTTTAG
- a CDS encoding ATP-binding protein, whose protein sequence is MSRRKHQPLGPISNILTVTLLYIILIILVLVLARQILTDISAGEQLRNIYIVPLGIVLPVFLFGSVGLQLIKLIKDRRENRPGTRFKTKLMIFFFSISLLASLPQAVLSLAFIDTALHSWYSAELGEALDGGVDIALAYNSERVENLVNLSESTLFYRLLDTTDYNGLWETLRETNSAVDSLQVFQENSSVSFSGDPVLILDEPPETIAENGIVPKEYLGPVTVQRVARNYRLGNGGIVTIVFSSRFPDDFGSSAEKLTQSRQTYRQIQEYKNIFRLVLLIFFSYFSLPVFLLAILVSFLLSDELIRPIVSLEEATRRAAEGDFSYRILGRSRDELSILTASFNRMMSELENSRRTTLQTEKVTAWQEIAQRLAHEIRNPLTPIKLSAQRILRRYEKDPDHIGDILEGAVSSIIREVENLDLLLQEFRDFARLPRSSRYPIRLADLLEDISSQYRSGYPGIAFDFSGADRDIELPLDREQISRVFTNLFKNAVEAMGSEGTIIARTDLVRKGNTRYCRVQVEDSGCGIAAENQGEVFNPYFTTKSHGTGLGLPIVERIVFDHHGQIWFESAVGVGTTFFIDLPLEL, encoded by the coding sequence ATGAGCAGAAGAAAGCACCAGCCCCTGGGGCCGATCAGCAATATACTCACCGTGACACTTCTTTACATCATTCTGATTATCCTGGTCCTGGTTCTCGCCCGACAGATTCTTACCGACATCTCCGCCGGAGAGCAGCTGAGAAATATCTACATTGTGCCTCTGGGAATCGTACTCCCGGTCTTTCTGTTCGGGTCGGTAGGGCTGCAACTGATCAAACTGATAAAAGACCGCAGGGAGAACAGGCCGGGCACACGGTTCAAGACAAAACTGATGATCTTCTTTTTCTCCATCAGTCTCCTGGCCTCGCTTCCACAGGCGGTGCTCTCCCTGGCCTTCATAGATACGGCACTGCACTCCTGGTACTCCGCTGAGCTGGGAGAGGCCCTGGATGGCGGGGTCGATATAGCCCTGGCATACAACAGCGAGCGGGTGGAAAACCTGGTCAATCTCTCCGAAAGTACCCTCTTCTACCGCCTGCTGGATACAACGGACTACAACGGTCTCTGGGAGACCCTGCGGGAGACAAACAGCGCCGTTGACAGCCTGCAGGTATTTCAGGAAAACAGCTCAGTAAGTTTTTCGGGAGACCCTGTGCTGATCCTCGATGAACCGCCTGAAACCATTGCAGAAAACGGTATCGTCCCCAAGGAGTACCTCGGTCCTGTTACGGTGCAGCGGGTAGCCAGGAATTACCGGCTTGGAAACGGAGGGATAGTGACCATTGTTTTCAGCAGCCGATTCCCGGATGATTTCGGGAGCTCAGCGGAAAAACTGACCCAGAGCCGGCAGACCTACCGGCAGATACAGGAATACAAAAACATATTCAGGCTGGTCCTGCTCATTTTTTTCTCCTATTTTTCTTTGCCTGTCTTTCTTTTAGCCATTCTGGTCAGTTTTCTGCTTAGCGACGAGTTGATCCGTCCTATAGTTTCCCTGGAAGAGGCAACCCGCAGGGCTGCGGAGGGGGACTTTTCCTATCGCATACTTGGTCGCTCCCGGGACGAGCTCTCCATTCTGACGGCCTCCTTTAACCGTATGATGTCGGAACTGGAAAACAGCCGCCGTACAACCCTGCAAACCGAGAAGGTAACCGCCTGGCAGGAGATTGCTCAGCGCCTGGCCCACGAAATCCGGAATCCCCTGACACCGATAAAACTTTCCGCCCAGCGAATACTGCGGCGCTACGAAAAGGACCCCGACCATATCGGCGACATTCTGGAGGGCGCAGTGAGCTCCATAATCCGGGAGGTTGAAAACCTTGACCTGCTGCTGCAGGAGTTTCGCGACTTTGCCCGGCTGCCACGTTCTTCCAGATATCCGATACGGCTGGCTGATCTTCTTGAAGATATCAGCTCTCAGTACCGCTCGGGATACCCAGGTATAGCCTTCGATTTCTCCGGGGCAGACAGGGATATTGAGCTGCCCCTGGACCGGGAACAGATCAGCAGGGTTTTTACCAATCTTTTTAAGAATGCCGTAGAGGCCATGGGAAGCGAAGGAACCATAATTGCCCGTACCGACCTTGTCCGAAAAGGAAATACCCGCTATTGTAGAGTGCAGGTTGAAGATTCCGGCTGCGGCATAGCGGCGGAGAACCAGGGAGAAGTTTTTAATCCCTATTTCACCACCAAATCCCACGGTACAGGTCTTGGCCTCCCCATTGTTGAACGTATTGTATTCGACCATCACGGCCAGATCTGGTTTGAATCCGCCGTCGGAGTTGGCACGACTTTTTTTATCGATCTACCCCTGGAGCTTTGA
- the lexA gene encoding transcriptional repressor LexA codes for MKKLTSRQNEVLGFIKEYLSEHRYPPTIREIASFFSISVKGAYDHVKALEKKGHLRSGSSKSRALEIISNEESRDEEVLDIPILGNVAAGIPLFAEENLEGHVKIPASQLSRGEHFALQVKGDSMQNAGILDGDTAIFLKTETALNGDIIVARINDEAVTLKRFFREKNRIKLKSENPVYPPIYTQNVRILGKLQHLIRNYE; via the coding sequence ATGAAAAAACTGACCAGTCGACAAAACGAAGTCCTCGGTTTTATTAAAGAGTATCTTTCTGAACACAGGTACCCCCCCACCATCAGAGAAATCGCCTCGTTTTTCTCGATCTCCGTCAAAGGGGCTTATGATCACGTAAAAGCCCTGGAAAAAAAAGGACATCTGCGATCGGGGTCGAGTAAGAGCAGGGCCCTGGAGATCATCTCCAACGAAGAATCCCGGGACGAAGAGGTCCTGGATATTCCTATCCTCGGCAACGTGGCTGCGGGTATTCCCCTCTTTGCTGAAGAAAATCTTGAGGGACACGTGAAGATTCCCGCCTCCCAACTCTCCCGGGGAGAACACTTTGCCCTGCAGGTTAAAGGTGACAGCATGCAGAATGCCGGAATCCTCGACGGAGATACCGCGATTTTCCTGAAGACAGAGACAGCCCTTAACGGCGACATTATCGTCGCCCGCATTAACGACGAGGCAGTCACCCTGAAGCGTTTTTTCCGCGAAAAGAACCGTATCAAACTAAAATCGGAAAACCCTGTCTACCCGCCTATCTACACCCAGAATGTCCGCATCCTTGGTAAACTTCAGCATCTGATCCGTAACTATGAGTAA
- a CDS encoding HPr family phosphocarrier protein, with amino-acid sequence MVSKEVVIKNRAGIHARPAAMIVKTANEFDSQVYLEKDSTRINSKSIMGIITLGASFNTRLNVVAEGDDEEAAVDAIVHLFESRFEEE; translated from the coding sequence ATGGTTTCCAAAGAGGTTGTGATCAAAAACCGGGCGGGGATTCACGCACGTCCGGCGGCGATGATTGTTAAAACTGCTAATGAATTTGACTCTCAGGTTTACCTGGAAAAGGACAGCACCAGGATCAACAGTAAATCTATAATGGGAATTATTACCCTGGGGGCCTCCTTTAATACCAGATTGAATGTCGTCGCCGAAGGAGATGACGAAGAGGCAGCGGTAGACGCTATTGTCCATCTGTTTGAAAGTCGTTTTGAAGAAGAGTAA
- a CDS encoding Gfo/Idh/MocA family oxidoreductase, whose protein sequence is MIKVAIIGLGNISRLHIQAYIKFPERCKIVALVDIDLKKTQAYNDEFNLQAKLFSDLQTLIDREKVDLVSICTPPFTHKDITITCLKAGIHVLCEKPMASSLAECDEMLAAQKVSGALLSIVSNNRFRTPIMALKRILDSEVAGPVVHAQADSFWWRGLVYYDLWWRGTWEKEGGGCTLNHGVHHIDLFQWMMGMPASVSSVIVNLMHSNAEVEDYSLAIFNYSSGSIGTVSCSVVHHGEEQKMIFQCEKARISFPWNVYASDSMPNGFPVKNKALEKQLNELYSAFPPLEHEMHEGQIDDVLKAIQNGTSPLVDGTEGRKTLELISAIYQSGVSNSPVQFPMTKDQPFYTREGILKNAIRFHRKTGATEFKASPGVV, encoded by the coding sequence ATGATAAAAGTGGCTATCATAGGTCTGGGGAATATTTCGAGACTGCATATCCAGGCCTATATTAAGTTTCCAGAGCGCTGTAAGATTGTCGCCTTAGTTGACATCGATTTAAAGAAAACACAAGCTTATAATGATGAGTTTAACCTGCAGGCAAAATTATTTTCCGATCTGCAGACTTTAATAGATCGCGAAAAGGTTGATCTTGTTTCGATCTGCACCCCACCCTTCACCCACAAGGATATAACGATCACCTGTCTGAAAGCTGGTATCCATGTTCTGTGCGAGAAGCCGATGGCCTCATCACTTGCCGAGTGCGATGAGATGCTTGCTGCTCAAAAAGTGTCAGGAGCGCTGCTCTCTATTGTATCCAACAACCGATTCCGTACACCGATTATGGCTCTGAAACGGATCCTCGATTCTGAAGTAGCCGGTCCGGTCGTACATGCTCAAGCCGATTCTTTCTGGTGGCGAGGACTTGTCTATTATGATCTATGGTGGCGCGGCACGTGGGAAAAAGAAGGTGGCGGATGTACATTGAATCATGGAGTTCATCATATCGACCTGTTCCAATGGATGATGGGAATGCCTGCTTCGGTGTCTTCGGTAATCGTTAATTTGATGCATTCCAACGCGGAGGTGGAAGATTATTCACTGGCGATTTTCAACTATTCTTCCGGCAGTATCGGAACAGTCTCCTGTTCAGTCGTCCATCATGGAGAAGAGCAGAAAATGATTTTTCAATGCGAGAAGGCACGGATATCATTTCCGTGGAACGTCTATGCATCAGACTCGATGCCGAATGGCTTTCCCGTTAAGAATAAAGCGCTGGAAAAGCAGTTGAACGAACTTTATTCTGCTTTTCCTCCCCTCGAACATGAAATGCACGAGGGACAGATAGATGATGTCCTCAAGGCTATCCAAAACGGGACATCCCCGTTGGTAGACGGAACGGAAGGACGAAAGACTCTCGAGCTTATCTCGGCGATTTATCAGTCTGGAGTCAGTAATTCTCCAGTGCAATTCCCCATGACTAAAGATCAGCCCTTCTATACACGTGAGGGAATCCTTAAAAATGCCATCCGTTTCCATCGAAAAACAGGTGCCACTGAATTCAAAGCGTCCCCGGGAGTAGTATAA
- the raiA gene encoding ribosome-associated translation inhibitor RaiA, with protein sequence MHFELKGVHYHVSENTTDYIEKKMHRLDSVKENLETLHFTITKEKNMFKVEANFHFNWGAPSHIRVDGHDLWPAIDVLFDKLIVKVKKEKEKINSHH encoded by the coding sequence ATGCACTTTGAACTCAAAGGCGTCCACTATCATGTAAGCGAAAACACAACTGATTACATCGAAAAGAAGATGCATCGCCTGGATTCGGTAAAGGAAAATCTGGAGACGCTCCATTTTACCATCACCAAAGAGAAGAATATGTTCAAAGTAGAGGCAAATTTTCACTTCAACTGGGGTGCGCCCTCCCATATCCGGGTAGACGGACATGACCTCTGGCCTGCGATCGATGTGCTGTTCGACAAACTCATCGTCAAGGTAAAAAAAGAGAAGGAGAAAATTAACTCGCACCACTAG
- a CDS encoding DUF4390 domain-containing protein, protein MDSVNRHGEIILLNCRILLSDSEQLLSALDAGNRVRIGIRLREDSSTISFFNPRARQFEYQREVRWDPVERLYVIEEQDGERRFYSHKDALLDTVAFFEELPVTIDSGEHSFRLRGEIQWKMLIPPLNILSPFLQKLHTTTPWKQIEISRPKSESGDKGT, encoded by the coding sequence GTGGATTCGGTAAACAGACATGGAGAGATAATCCTGTTGAACTGCCGGATACTCCTTTCCGATTCCGAGCAGCTCCTGTCTGCCCTGGATGCGGGCAACAGGGTCAGAATCGGCATTCGGCTGCGGGAGGACTCCTCGACTATCTCTTTTTTCAATCCCCGGGCCAGACAATTCGAATATCAGCGGGAAGTGAGATGGGACCCGGTAGAAAGGCTCTATGTCATCGAGGAACAGGACGGGGAACGACGATTTTATTCTCATAAGGATGCCCTCCTCGACACGGTTGCATTCTTCGAGGAGCTGCCTGTTACCATAGACAGCGGGGAACACAGCTTCCGGCTGCGGGGGGAGATCCAATGGAAAATGCTGATACCGCCCCTTAATATCCTCAGTCCTTTTCTGCAGAAACTGCATACAACAACTCCCTGGAAGCAGATCGAGATATCCCGACCCAAAAGCGAGTCTGGAGATAAGGGAACATGA
- the holA gene encoding DNA polymerase III subunit delta, translating to MSKSIFLLLGPENGEKERFVTRLRSDLEKKAGGALESSSFYPYDTSMADVVSDMRNGSLFASDKLVKISRIEDLKKEGIDSLSDYISSPAPGVTLLLLSDEIGGDPKSTPGRLKKKVPKENVKIFWELFENQKQGWILSYFRERKVGIDQEALELLLDLVDNNTLDLKEACGRLALYYGEGRQLSVEDVESQILHSKEENVFTLFAKLAEEDLPGSLDICVKILESGAGQAVQILGGIIWQFRRLHALRLLLDSNFSEQEALNRVNIRGKRNGQISLQGAANFSAEELGRILALQGRYDGLLRSTPAEAHSHLLSMFFYYAVARKGLEEEPVLP from the coding sequence ATGAGTAAATCCATATTCCTTCTCCTGGGTCCTGAAAACGGGGAAAAAGAGCGTTTTGTCACCCGCCTGCGCAGTGACCTGGAAAAAAAAGCCGGAGGTGCCCTGGAAAGCTCCAGCTTTTATCCCTACGACACCTCCATGGCGGATGTCGTATCGGATATGCGCAATGGTTCCCTGTTTGCCTCTGACAAACTGGTCAAGATCAGCCGCATCGAAGACCTTAAGAAAGAGGGGATCGACTCCCTTTCAGACTACATTTCCTCACCCGCACCGGGGGTAACCCTGCTCCTCCTCTCCGATGAAATCGGCGGAGACCCAAAAAGCACCCCTGGAAGACTGAAAAAGAAGGTCCCCAAGGAGAACGTTAAAATATTCTGGGAACTCTTTGAGAATCAGAAGCAGGGCTGGATTCTCTCCTATTTCCGGGAAAGAAAGGTGGGGATTGATCAGGAAGCATTGGAGCTGCTTCTCGACCTGGTGGATAACAACACCCTGGACCTTAAGGAAGCCTGCGGCCGCCTTGCCCTCTACTACGGTGAAGGCCGGCAGCTGAGTGTCGAGGATGTGGAGAGTCAGATACTCCACAGCAAGGAAGAGAATGTCTTTACCCTCTTTGCCAAGCTTGCCGAAGAAGACCTGCCCGGGAGCCTGGATATCTGCGTCAAAATTCTCGAATCAGGTGCAGGACAGGCAGTGCAAATCCTGGGGGGAATAATCTGGCAATTCCGCCGGCTCCACGCCCTGCGTCTGCTGCTGGACAGTAATTTCAGTGAGCAGGAAGCCCTGAACCGGGTTAATATTCGAGGCAAACGGAACGGCCAGATCAGCCTGCAGGGCGCGGCTAACTTCAGTGCCGAAGAGCTCGGCCGCATTCTGGCACTCCAGGGCCGCTACGACGGTCTCCTGCGCAGCACCCCGGCAGAGGCACATTCCCATCTTCTGAGCATGTTTTTCTACTACGCCGTTGCCCGCAAGGGCCTCGAGGAAGAACCGGTCCTCCCCTAA
- the uvrC gene encoding excinuclease ABC subunit UvrC — MKENGEDERLIDLKERAAEFPHSPGVYIMRDSFSRVIYVGKAVDLRKRVSSYFIGVKDIKTRFLVQRISSLEFIVTANEYEALVLENNLIKQWTPRYNVNLKDGKSYPVIRITADEFPRVFRTRRIVRDGSEYFGPYPDTRSVDRYLELIERLFPLRKCKGKLKKRDTPCLYYHIGRCKAPCVGKISREDYAKEVDRVRKLLSGATEELIAELKGEMEQAAAELKFEKAASLRDSIAAVVSVEEGQQVQDFQEEARDYLAVATAGRFASFAVLQMRGGKLVGRELYGNVSPQDEGELLLDFLLQYYTLDHRPPEMLYLSHQVNTALLGEFFAAQGWVETAVEVPAEGRHRSIVRMAEENASMDALKRQKATANLPALEELRIVLGLTVLPRRIEGFDIAHLAGKHTVASLVSFYNGNPDKRNYRSFNIRSLKGEIDDFQAMREALARRYTRVLNEGLPRPDLVVIDGGKGQLNAALEILTGLGLDEIGVIGLAKKNEEIFLPDRSDPVSLPETAEALKVLQAVRDESHRFATSLSRRQRTSDIRLGRLTGIPGIGERRAAALIKEFGGIDGLASASYDELRDKARLPEAVAERVIAEFSAKKQDKGD; from the coding sequence ATGAAGGAAAACGGCGAAGACGAACGGCTGATTGATCTCAAGGAACGGGCGGCGGAGTTTCCCCATAGTCCCGGGGTCTACATAATGCGGGATTCATTCTCCCGGGTCATCTATGTGGGCAAGGCGGTTGATCTGCGCAAACGGGTGAGCTCATATTTTATTGGGGTCAAAGACATTAAAACCCGGTTCCTGGTGCAGCGCATCAGCTCCCTCGAGTTTATTGTCACTGCCAATGAATACGAGGCCCTGGTCCTCGAAAATAACCTGATCAAGCAGTGGACCCCCCGCTACAACGTTAACCTTAAGGACGGAAAGAGCTACCCGGTTATCAGGATCACCGCCGACGAGTTTCCCCGGGTTTTCCGTACCCGGCGCATTGTGCGGGATGGTTCCGAGTACTTCGGCCCTTATCCTGATACCCGCAGTGTCGACCGTTATCTGGAGCTGATCGAACGACTCTTTCCCTTACGAAAATGCAAAGGAAAGTTGAAGAAGCGGGACACACCCTGCCTCTATTACCATATCGGCCGCTGCAAGGCTCCCTGTGTCGGGAAGATCAGCCGCGAGGACTACGCCAAAGAGGTAGACCGGGTGCGGAAACTTCTTTCCGGAGCGACAGAAGAGCTGATCGCCGAGTTGAAAGGGGAGATGGAGCAGGCTGCCGCGGAGCTCAAGTTCGAGAAAGCCGCCTCCTTACGGGATTCGATTGCCGCAGTAGTCAGTGTCGAGGAGGGACAGCAGGTTCAGGATTTTCAGGAGGAAGCCCGGGATTACCTGGCGGTCGCCACTGCAGGACGTTTCGCTTCTTTTGCAGTGCTGCAGATGCGGGGTGGCAAGCTGGTAGGCCGGGAACTCTACGGCAACGTCAGTCCTCAGGATGAGGGGGAACTCCTTCTCGATTTTCTGCTGCAGTACTATACCCTGGATCACCGGCCTCCTGAGATGCTCTATCTATCCCATCAGGTTAACACTGCCCTTCTTGGTGAGTTCTTTGCCGCTCAGGGCTGGGTAGAGACAGCGGTGGAGGTCCCCGCGGAGGGGCGCCACCGCTCTATTGTGCGCATGGCCGAAGAGAACGCTTCCATGGACGCTCTTAAACGGCAGAAAGCTACGGCCAACCTGCCGGCCCTGGAAGAGCTGCGCATTGTACTGGGGCTGACCGTACTTCCCCGTCGGATAGAGGGCTTTGATATCGCCCACCTGGCGGGCAAACACACCGTGGCATCTTTGGTTTCCTTTTACAATGGGAACCCGGACAAGCGGAACTACCGCTCCTTTAATATCCGCAGCTTGAAGGGGGAAATCGACGATTTTCAGGCCATGCGGGAGGCGCTCGCCCGCCGCTATACACGGGTACTGAATGAGGGACTTCCACGTCCGGACCTGGTGGTCATCGACGGAGGTAAAGGCCAGTTAAACGCGGCCCTGGAGATCCTCACCGGTCTGGGGCTCGATGAAATCGGGGTTATCGGACTTGCGAAAAAGAATGAAGAGATCTTTCTGCCCGACAGGAGCGATCCTGTCAGCCTGCCGGAGACTGCCGAGGCCCTGAAGGTACTGCAGGCGGTACGGGACGAGTCTCACCGGTTCGCTACATCCTTAAGCCGCCGGCAGCGGACTTCAGATATACGACTGGGCCGATTGACGGGAATCCCGGGGATCGGGGAACGCAGGGCGGCGGCGCTTATCAAGGAGTTCGGCGGTATCGACGGTCTTGCCTCGGCAAGTTATGATGAGCTGCGGGATAAGGCGCGATTGCCGGAAGCGGTGGCTGAACGGGTTATTGCTGAGTTTTCTGCAAAAAAACAGGATAAGGGAGATTAG